CGGCGTTACCGTAGATATAGAGGCCCAGCAGGAACTGGGCGCGCGGGTCGCGCTCCTTTGCGAGGACCTGCAGTTCCTTCTCGGCCGCCACGGGATCGCCTGCCTGCAGGGCCTTGACCGCCTCTTCCATGCCGGCGGTGGCCGGCTGGGCCGCGGCGGCCAGCAACAGGGCGGCCCCGGCGAGGGGCAGGAGGGCGCGGACGGAACGAACGAAAGGCACGGAGAAGCTCCCGGATGGCGCGGCGGGTATTGCGGAATGACGGACCGTCTAGCATGGAATTGAGGCCGAAACACGAAACCCGGCAGGCCATGGGCCGGGGAAGACGGGGAGGAAACATGCTCGAGAAACTTGCGGGCCTGGTGAACGACGACGAAGTGCTGGTGCGACGGGGCCGTCATCTCACGGGCGCGTTCCTGGTCGAGGCCCGTCCCCGGTCCTGGCTGATCCATGTGCTGCGCGGGCGGATCGAGAAAGTCGAGGAAGGGCCGTTCGTCATGCCGTCCTGGCGCTTCGCCCTGCGCGCCGACGAATCGGACTGGCAGCGCTTCTGGCAAGCGCGTCCGGCGCCGGGCGAGCATGATCTGCTGGCGCTGGTGCGTCGCGGCCTGATGAAATTCGAGGGCGACCTCCAGCCCCTGATGGCGAACCTGCTCTATCTGAAGGGGGTCCTCGAGGCGCCGCGGGCGCTGGCCACGTCCAGGGGAGCCGCGCAATGACCGCCGCCCTCGAGCCAATCGTCGGTCGCTATCTCTCGCTCGATTTCGAAGGCCGTCGCTACCGCGTCTATTTCGAGGAAGCGGGCGAGGGGATCCCGCTGATCTGCCTGCACACCGCCGGTTCCGACGGCCGGCAGTATCGCGGTGTCCTGAACGACGCCGAGGTGACGAAGCACTTTCGCGTCATTGCGTTCGATATGCCCCGGCACGGCAAGTCGTCGCCGCCGCACGGTTTCGAGCGCGATGAATATCTTCTGACCAGGGATTTCTACACCGCGTTCGTCATCGCCTTCGCAGATGCCCTGTCGTTGGAGCGACCGGTGGTCATGGGTTGCTCGATCGGCGGTCGTCTGGTCCTCAACCTTGCCGCCCTGCATGCCGACCGCTTTCGCGCCCTGGTCGGGTTGCAGGCGTCCGCCCATGTCGCGCCCTACTACGACACGGAGTGGCTGCATCACGCGGATGTCCATGGAGGCGAGGTCTGCGCCGGGATCGTTTCCGGCCTCGTGGGACCCGATGCCCCGGATGCCCACCGCTGGGAAACGCTCTGGCACTACATGCAGGGCGGTCCGGGGGTCTTCAAAGGCGACCTGCATTTCTACAAGGTCGACGGGGACCTTCGTCAGCGGATTGCCGCGATCGATGCCCGGCGCTGTCCGCTCTTCCTGCTTACCGGGGAGTATGACTATTCCTGCTCGCCGGCCGAGACCGAGGAGGTCGCCGCCATGGTGCCGGGCGCGACATGCATCATCATGCCCGGCCTCGGCCATTTCCCGATGAGCGAGGATCCCGACCGCTTCCTGGATCACCTGCGGCCGGTTCTCGACCGGATCGCAAAGCCGGGATAATTGCAGCGAAAAGCGTCGCGCCTGTCGGTTCAGGCGACCGCTACGCCTTGAAAAATATAGAGAAAACCGCAGTTTTCGCTGAATGCGCGCGATCCCTGCGTACCCTTTTTCGACTATCTTGCGTTGTTCTTGTGTAGGAATTATTGAACATTATCGGAGCGGTCCGGAGGCAGATATGCAATTTTGCAACTAACTGCCTTTCAGGACGGCTGTTACAGTCTGTTTGTTAGTCCGGTTTGGTCTCAAATTGCATCGCTGAAGGTTTTTGAGGAACGATCAAGAGGCAGCGCTTCGACCCAGCGCTCCAACCAGAGAATCCAGAAAGCCCGCCGGCGGCCTCCCAAGCCGCTCATCGAAGCCCCTTCCCACACACCCCAAGGCTTCGATACCCCACACCCAGGCGGGCTCATAAGGAAGGCCGGTCGTTCCCCAAGCGACCGGCCTTTCGTATTTTTCGGTGCGTTCAATCCATCGTCCATGAATCTGCAGGCTGGCGGCCAAGCAGATCAGTTTCATATATTGCGGCAGAAATGCAATCTCAGATCGACAAAAACGCCTATCTGAGAGTTTATAAATGCAGATAAATAAGGGTTTCGTCTATTTTAGATATGCATTTTTGCAAGTTACGCAAAATCGGGAGGATGGTAGATTTTTGACAGGATAACTTTCCCCAGTCGGTTTCCATGAAGATTGTCGGATTTCCCGTTGATGTCTCGCGCTCGCAGGATAGCCGCATCTTACGAGGGCAGCGGATCCGGCAGTCACTGATCCAGACCACCCTGGATCTTATCCAGGCTGGCGATGTGGAACCGAGTCCGGGGGTCATTGCCTCCATTGCGGGCGTTCCGGGACCTGTCCTTTTCCAGCATTTTCCCCAACTCCCGGACCTCTACGAGGCCGCGTTCGAGCTGTCGGTCAGCCGGGCCTTCGATCCCGATCGTCCCGTGAATCGGACGGTGCCCCTGGCCAAGCGCACGGCATTGCTCGTGTCGGACCGGGCGCAGACCTTCGAGCAATGGTTGCCGGTCTGGCACTTCGCCGAGCGCGTGCGCGGCGCGGCGCCGGCCGTCAGCCACGGGATCGCGCATCTCCGCCGGATGCTCCGGGAGCGCGTTGCGATCTGGTTTGCCGTCGAACTCGACGCGCTCGAGCCTACGGCGCGCGAGCCGGTTCTCGATTCCCTCGACGTGGCCTTCGGATTCGAGCGCTGGATGAACATGCGCGACCGGCTGCGTCTTTCGCCGATGAATGCTTCGCGCACCTGGCGCTTCGAGGCCGAATCGATCGTCCGGCGGGCCTTTACCACGGTGTCCGGTCACAGCGGCGCGGCCGCCTGAGCCCGGCGGACCTCATTCGGTCAAAACGAAAGGGCGGCGGAATGAACCGCCGCCCTTTGTCTGTAGAGGCGTCTTTCGGGACAGCGCGGGCCTAGTTGGCCTTCGCCTGGAACTTCTGATGGCAGGCGCCGCAGGTCTTGCCGACATCGGCGAAGGCCGTCGCCAGGGCCTCGGTATTGCCGGAGCCGGCGGCGACCGCGAGCTTGTCGTAGGCGGCGTCAGACGCCTTGCTGGCGGCCTGGAAGCCCGCCCAGTCGGTCCAGACGGCTGGCAGGGCGCGCGTCTCGCCCTTGTCCGAACCGGCCGGGAACATCTTCACGAAGGCGGCCTCGAGCGTCTTGAGCTTGGCGGCCTGCTCCACCGCGCCGGCAGTCGGGCCCTTGGCGTCGACGATGGCCTTCACGGCGCGCATCGCGGCGGCCGCCTGCTTGCGGTTGTCCTTGCGCTGGGCGATCACGTCGCCCTGGGCCATCGCGATCGTCGCGCCGCCCACCATTGATCCAGCCGCCAAGGCGCCGATCAACGCCACAACCAAAGTCTTCCTCATACGACCATCCCCTTTGAATTACGGTCCACGGGCAATTTATGCCTCGCCGACGGTGTATTTGTTGCAGAGGTTGGCGCGGAAAGCGAATAGGCACGTGGACCACGATCAATCACGACTGCGTGTGGTGGCCCCTCGTAACCCCTGCCCACCGGGCCGAAGGTTCGATTATGCTCGCCGCTTGCACAGGAGATGACGACCGATGGGCGGCAAGAACGACAAGATCCTCGTCTGGGACGTTCCCGTCCGGTTGTTCCACTGGCTGCTCGTGATCCTGATGGCGACCTCGTATTTCAGCGGCCGCGCCAAGGGCGACTGGATGCAACTGCACTTCTGGTCGGGCTACGCCATCCTGACGCTGCTGCTCTTCCGCATCGTCTGGGGCTTCGTCGGAAGCAGCACGGCGCGATTCTCGAGCTTCCTGAAGGGCCCCGGCGCGGCGCTTGCCCACGTCTCGCACCTGTTCCGCAAGGAAGGCCCGCGCGACGTCGGTCACAACCCGATGGGCGGCGCGATGGTCGTGGTTCTGATCTTCGCCGTGCTGGCCCAGGTCGTGGCCGGTCTTTTCACGGCCGACACCGACACCGGCATGGTGAACGGACCGCTGGCGCTCAAGGTCGCCGACAAATGGGTCGACCGCGCCACCGCCTTCCATGCCTGGTGGATCAACGTGCTGCTGATCCTGGTGGCGATCCATGTCGCGGCCGTCGCGCTCTACCTCGTCTGGAAGCGGCACAACCTGATTGGCCCGATGATCACCGGCCGCAAGCGGCTCGACCAAGCGGTCGAGCCGGGCGAGCCCGCACCGCGGCTCCGCTTCGGCTCGGGCCGCCTTGCGATGTCTGTCCTGCTGGCCTGCGCCGCCCTGGTCTACTTCATCGTGCGCGCGGGCGGCTGACCTGCTCGCGCGGCCTTGCTGGCCCGAAACCGCCCCTCTAGGGTGGTCGAAACAACAGAGAAATTTGGATTTTGCACCATGAAATTTACCGGTACCGACTCCTACGTTGCCAGCGACGACCTGCGCGTTGCCGTTAACGCGTCCATCGCGCTGCAGCGCCCGCTGCTCATCAAGGGCGAGCCGGGCACCGGCAAGACCGTGCTGGCACATGAGGTCGCCAAGGCGCTGAACGCCCCGATCATCGAGTGGCACATCAAGTCGACCACCAAGGCGCAGCAGGGCCTCTACGAGTACGATGCGGTCTCGCGCCTGCGCGACAGCCAGCTCGGCGACGAGCGCGTGAAGGACATCGGCAACTACATCAAGCGCGGCAAGATGTGGGATGCCTTCACCGCCGAGACCCGGCCGATCCTGCTGATCGACGAGATCGACAAGGCCGACATCGAGTTCCCGAACGACCTGCTGCTCGAGCTCGATCGCATGCAGTTCTACGTCTACGAGACGCAGCAGACGATCAAGGCCGAGCAGCGCCCGATCGTGATGATCACTTCGAACAACGAGAAGGAGCTGCCGGACGCCTTCCTGCGCCGCTGCTTCTTCCACTACATCCGCTTCCCCGATCGCGAGACGATGACGCAGATCGTCGATGTCCACTTCCCCGACCTGCAGCGCAACCTGCTGCGCGAGGCGCTTAACGTGTTCTACGACATCCGCGAAGTGCCGGGCCTCAAGAAGAAGCCGTCGACCTCCGAGCTGCTCGACTGGCTGAAGCTGCTGATGGTCGAGGACATGTCGCCTGAGTCGCTGCGGTCGAAGGACAGCAAGCAGCTCATCCCGCCGCTGCATGGCGCGCTGCTCAAGAACGAGCAGGACGTGCACCTGTTCGAGCGCCTGGCCTTCATGGCGCGGCGGGAGCAGCGTCAGTAATCAACGCTGAGAGGAGAACGCGATGTTCATCAACTTCTTCCTCGAGCTGCGCAACGCCAAGCTGCCGGTGTCCATCAAGGAATATCTTTCCCTGATGGACGCGATGGACAAGGGAGTCGCCGACTACAGCGTCGACGACTTCTACTATCTGTCGCGCGCCGCGCTGGTGAAGGACGAGCGCAATCTCGACAAGTTCGACCGCGTGTTCGGCACGGTGTTCAAGGGCCTCGAGGCGCTGCCCGCCGAGGGCGTCGCCGCCGAGATTCCCGAGGAATGGCTGCGCAAGCTGGCCGAGAAGCTTCTCACCGAAGAGGAGAAGAAGCAGATCGAGTCGATGGGCGGCTGGGAGAAACTCATGGAGACGCTGAAGAAGCGTCTCGAGGAGCAGCAGAAGCGCCACCAGGGCGGCAGCAAGTGGATCGGCACCGCCGGCACTTCGCCGTTCGGCGCCTACGGCTTCAATCCCGAGGGCGTGCGCATCGGCCAGGACAAGGGTCGCGAGGGCCGCGCCGTCAAGGTGTGGGACAAGCGCGAGTACAAGAACCTCGACGACACGGTCGAGATCGGCACGCGCAACATCAAGATCGCGCTGCGCCGGCTTCGCAAGTTCGCGCGCGAGGGCGCCGAGGTCGAGCTGGACATGCCCGACACGATCCGCTCGACCGCATGCAACGCTGGCTACCTCGACATCAAGATGGTGCCGGAGCGGCGCAACAAGGTGAAGCTGCTGATCCTGTTCGACATCGGCGGCTCCATGGACGCCCATATCCGCGTTTGCGAGGAGCTGTTCTCGGCGGCGCGCTCGGAGTTCAAGCACCTCGAATTCTTCTACTTCCACAACTGCCTCTACGAGAAGCTGTGGAAGGACAACCGTCGCCGCCACGTCGATACCTTCTCGACGCAGCAGATGCTCCATACCTATCCGCCGGACTACAAGATCCTGTTCGTCGGCGACGCCTCGATGAGCCCCTACGAGATCGCCTATCCGGGCGGCTCGGTGGAGCACTGGAACGAGGAGTCGGGACAGACCTGGATCCAGCGCGTGTCCGACACCTATCGGAGCATGGTGTGGCTGAACCCGGTGCCCGAACGGCACTGGAGCTACACGCCGTCGATCCAGCTGCTGCAACAGCTCAGCAGCAATCGCATGTTCCCGCTCACCTTGGGCGGCCTCGACAGCGCGATGAAGGAACTGAACAAATAACACGCGGTGTCATCCTGAGCGTAGTGAAGGATCCTTCGCTGCGCTCAGGATGACACTGTCGATTGGGAGGGAAGAATGAAGACCGGCCCGGCAATCGCTGAAATCCTGAAGCGGGAAGGGGTCGAGTATCTCTTTGCCTATCCCGTCAATCACCTGATCGAGCATTGCGCGGCCATCGATATCCGCCCGATCATCGTGCGCCAGGAGCGTATCGGCCTGCACATGGCCGACGCCATGTCGCGCCTGACCAAGGGTCGCAAGATGGGCGTGTTCTGCATGCAGAGCGGCCCGGGTTCGGAGAACGCCTATGGCGGCGTGGCCCAGGCGTTCGGCGAATCGGTGCCGCTGCTGGTCATTCCGGCGGGCTATCCGCGCCGCATCGCGCACGTGCCGCCGAACTTCAATTCGACCATCACCATGGCGCACGTCGCCAAGCATGCCGAGCCGATCACCTCGGGCGCCGACATCGAAAACATCATGCGCCGGGCCTTCAGCCTGCTGCGCAACGGCCGCGGTGCGCCGGTCATCATCGAGTTCCCGGCGGAGGCCAATGGCGAGGACGCGCCCGATCCGCTGACCTATGTGCCGGTCGTTGCGACCAAGTACGGTCCTGATCCGGCCGCGGTGAAGGAAGCCGCCAAGGTGCTGGTCGAGGCCAAGCGCCCGGTCATCTATGCCGGCCACGGCGTTCACTGGGCCGAGGCCTATGATGAGCTGAAGGAGCTGGCCGAGCTGCTGGCGATTCCCGTCTGCACTTCGCTCCAGGGCAAGAGCAGCTTCGACGAGACCCATCCGCTGTCGCTGGGCTCCGGCGGCCGCGCGTACCCGAAGCAGGTGCGCCATTTCCTAGACAATTGCGACGTGCTGTTCGGTATCGGATGCTCGTTCACCGAGACGAACTTCGGCATCTCGATGCCGAAGGGCAAGACGGTGATCCACACGACGCTGGATCCCAACCATCTCAATAAGGACGTGCGCGCCCAGTACGGGCTGATCGGCGATGCGAAGCTCGCGCTGCGCGCGATGATCGACGAGTGCAGCAAGCTCGTCGGGGGCAAGCAGCGCGATGCCACGCCGATCGTGGCCGAGATCAAGCCAATCGCCGACGCGTGGCTCAACGAGTGGATGCCCAAGCTCACCAACAACGAGGCACCGCTCAATCCGTATCGCGTTCTGTGGGACCTGCAGCACACGGTCGACAAGGCCAACACGATCATCACCCACGATGCCGGCAGCCCGCGCGACCAGCTCTCGCCGTTCTGGAAGACGACCGCGCCGCACACCTACATCGGCTGGGGCAAGACCACCCAGCTGGGCTACGGGCTCGGCCTCGCGATGGGCGCCAAGCTCGCCTGCCCGGACAAGCTCTGTATCAATGTCTGGGGCGACGCCGCCATCGGCTTCACCGGCATGGACTTCGAGACGGCGGTGCGCGAGCGCATTCCGATCATGTCGATCCTGCTCAACAACTTCTCGATGGCGATCGAGCTTCACATCATGAAGGTGTCGACCGAGAAGTACCGTTCGACCGACATCTCGGGCGACTACGCCGCGATGGCCAAGGCCTTCGGCGGCTACGGCGAGCGCATCACCAAGCCGGAGGACATCATCCCGGCGATCAAGCGCGGCATCGAGCAGACAAAGAAGGGCGTGCCCGTCCTGCTTGAGTTCATCACCTCCAAGGAAGTGACGATCTCTACGCCGAAGTGACACTCGCGTAGCGAGTGTCATCCTGAGGCCAAAGGCCGAAGGATCCTTCCGATGCAGAAGGATCCCTCGCTGCGCTCGGGATGACAAGGTGTGATCGTTGAGACTAGGCTCGCGGCATGACGATGATCCTCACCCCGACCGCCGAACACGACGTCGCCGCCCATGACGGCCTCTGGATCAGTCCCGTCGATGCCGAGCGCGTCACGGGCTGGACGCTGAAGCCCGAAGGCATGTGCCGCGCGGATCTGTGCGTGCCCTTGCCCGCTTCGGCTCTTGCCCCGAACGAAATCGACCTCGAAGCGTTCTGGACGAAGCTCGGCGGCCCCGTGATCGCGAGCGATCGGCGCGACGTGTGGGCGCTGGGCGCCCCGCCGGAAGAACGTAATGCCGCGCTCGAAGGGCTCGAGGCGCCGGACTTCACTTTGCCGGACGTGGACGGTGTGCCGCGATCGCTGTCGCAGTTGCGCGGCCGCAAGGTCTTCCTCGCCACATGGGCCAGTTGGTGAGGCTGCCGATTTGACTTGCCCGTGTGGCAGGCCCTCTACGAAGAACTGAAGGACAAGGGGTTCATGGTCGTGGCCGTGGCGCAGGAGAGCCGCGGCGCCGATCACGCCCGCCCGTGGATCGAGCAGGCGAAGTCGTCCTACTGGCAGCTGATCGATGCCGAGCACGGGCTGGAAGACCTCTACAATCTCGTGAACGTGCCACAGGCGATCTGGATCGACGAGCAGGGT
This DNA window, taken from Reyranella humidisoli, encodes the following:
- a CDS encoding alpha/beta fold hydrolase: MTAALEPIVGRYLSLDFEGRRYRVYFEEAGEGIPLICLHTAGSDGRQYRGVLNDAEVTKHFRVIAFDMPRHGKSSPPHGFERDEYLLTRDFYTAFVIAFADALSLERPVVMGCSIGGRLVLNLAALHADRFRALVGLQASAHVAPYYDTEWLHHADVHGGEVCAGIVSGLVGPDAPDAHRWETLWHYMQGGPGVFKGDLHFYKVDGDLRQRIAAIDARRCPLFLLTGEYDYSCSPAETEEVAAMVPGATCIIMPGLGHFPMSEDPDRFLDHLRPVLDRIAKPG
- a CDS encoding TetR/AcrR family transcriptional regulator, producing MKIVGFPVDVSRSQDSRILRGQRIRQSLIQTTLDLIQAGDVEPSPGVIASIAGVPGPVLFQHFPQLPDLYEAAFELSVSRAFDPDRPVNRTVPLAKRTALLVSDRAQTFEQWLPVWHFAERVRGAAPAVSHGIAHLRRMLRERVAIWFAVELDALEPTAREPVLDSLDVAFGFERWMNMRDRLRLSPMNASRTWRFEAESIVRRAFTTVSGHSGAAA
- a CDS encoding c-type cytochrome, which translates into the protein MRKTLVVALIGALAAGSMVGGATIAMAQGDVIAQRKDNRKQAAAAMRAVKAIVDAKGPTAGAVEQAAKLKTLEAAFVKMFPAGSDKGETRALPAVWTDWAGFQAASKASDAAYDKLAVAAGSGNTEALATAFADVGKTCGACHQKFQAKAN
- a CDS encoding cytochrome b/b6 domain-containing protein codes for the protein MGGKNDKILVWDVPVRLFHWLLVILMATSYFSGRAKGDWMQLHFWSGYAILTLLLFRIVWGFVGSSTARFSSFLKGPGAALAHVSHLFRKEGPRDVGHNPMGGAMVVVLIFAVLAQVVAGLFTADTDTGMVNGPLALKVADKWVDRATAFHAWWINVLLILVAIHVAAVALYLVWKRHNLIGPMITGRKRLDQAVEPGEPAPRLRFGSGRLAMSVLLACAALVYFIVRAGG
- a CDS encoding AAA family ATPase — encoded protein: MKFTGTDSYVASDDLRVAVNASIALQRPLLIKGEPGTGKTVLAHEVAKALNAPIIEWHIKSTTKAQQGLYEYDAVSRLRDSQLGDERVKDIGNYIKRGKMWDAFTAETRPILLIDEIDKADIEFPNDLLLELDRMQFYVYETQQTIKAEQRPIVMITSNNEKELPDAFLRRCFFHYIRFPDRETMTQIVDVHFPDLQRNLLREALNVFYDIREVPGLKKKPSTSELLDWLKLLMVEDMSPESLRSKDSKQLIPPLHGALLKNEQDVHLFERLAFMARREQRQ
- a CDS encoding vWA domain-containing protein codes for the protein MFINFFLELRNAKLPVSIKEYLSLMDAMDKGVADYSVDDFYYLSRAALVKDERNLDKFDRVFGTVFKGLEALPAEGVAAEIPEEWLRKLAEKLLTEEEKKQIESMGGWEKLMETLKKRLEEQQKRHQGGSKWIGTAGTSPFGAYGFNPEGVRIGQDKGREGRAVKVWDKREYKNLDDTVEIGTRNIKIALRRLRKFAREGAEVELDMPDTIRSTACNAGYLDIKMVPERRNKVKLLILFDIGGSMDAHIRVCEELFSAARSEFKHLEFFYFHNCLYEKLWKDNRRRHVDTFSTQQMLHTYPPDYKILFVGDASMSPYEIAYPGGSVEHWNEESGQTWIQRVSDTYRSMVWLNPVPERHWSYTPSIQLLQQLSSNRMFPLTLGGLDSAMKELNK
- a CDS encoding thiamine pyrophosphate-requiring protein; translation: MLRCAQDDTVDWEGRMKTGPAIAEILKREGVEYLFAYPVNHLIEHCAAIDIRPIIVRQERIGLHMADAMSRLTKGRKMGVFCMQSGPGSENAYGGVAQAFGESVPLLVIPAGYPRRIAHVPPNFNSTITMAHVAKHAEPITSGADIENIMRRAFSLLRNGRGAPVIIEFPAEANGEDAPDPLTYVPVVATKYGPDPAAVKEAAKVLVEAKRPVIYAGHGVHWAEAYDELKELAELLAIPVCTSLQGKSSFDETHPLSLGSGGRAYPKQVRHFLDNCDVLFGIGCSFTETNFGISMPKGKTVIHTTLDPNHLNKDVRAQYGLIGDAKLALRAMIDECSKLVGGKQRDATPIVAEIKPIADAWLNEWMPKLTNNEAPLNPYRVLWDLQHTVDKANTIITHDAGSPRDQLSPFWKTTAPHTYIGWGKTTQLGYGLGLAMGAKLACPDKLCINVWGDAAIGFTGMDFETAVRERIPIMSILLNNFSMAIELHIMKVSTEKYRSTDISGDYAAMAKAFGGYGERITKPEDIIPAIKRGIEQTKKGVPVLLEFITSKEVTISTPK
- a CDS encoding TlpA disulfide reductase family protein; the protein is MTMILTPTAEHDVAAHDGLWISPVDAERVTGWTLKPEGMCRADLCVPLPASALAPNEIDLEAFWTKLGGPVIASDRRDVWALGAPPEERNAALEGLEAPDFTLPDVDGVPRSLSQLRGRKVFLATWASWUGCRFDLPVWQALYEELKDKGFMVVAVAQESRGADHARPWIEQAKSSYWQLIDAEHGLEDLYNLVNVPQAIWIDEQGRIARPPETAGSTDHFRRMDLTTRTMTPGDQAERLAARQAYLDAVRAWVSTGAHALPADEARANLPKVTPEIAEARARFRLGVWLRANGRAAEGDLQMAEASRLHPESWSLWRQAADIDEVGKASGPDFWKRVQALGDRPYYPPPKL